From a single Patescibacteria group bacterium genomic region:
- a CDS encoding four helix bundle protein, with the protein MTNEKIKSLTDLISWKRGHELVKEIYNVTSRFPKEELYALTSQLRRCVVSITSNIAEGFSRRSKKAKIKFLIMALGSLNELQNQLLVAKDVGYLEKKDFDNLAEKSIEVSKLINGSIKRIREGLEDT; encoded by the coding sequence ATGACAAACGAAAAGATTAAAAGCCTTACAGATCTTATTTCCTGGAAAAGAGGACATGAATTGGTAAAAGAAATATATAACGTAACGAGCAGATTCCCCAAAGAGGAACTGTATGCGCTCACAAGCCAACTAAGAAGATGTGTGGTCTCAATTACTTCCAACATTGCTGAGGGGTTTTCTCGACGCTCCAAAAAAGCAAAAATCAAATTCCTAATTATGGCTTTGGGCTCTTTAAACGAACTTCAAAACCAACTCCTAGTGGCAAAAGATGTGGGCTACTTAGAAAAGAAAGATTTCGACAACCTTGCTGAAAAATCCATTGAAGTAAGCAAACTAATAAACGGCTCAATTAAGAGAATAAGAGAAGGTTTAGAAGATACTTAA
- a CDS encoding tetratricopeptide repeat protein: MKVQMEKTNNLKTNLTHWITAIFIFTVPLFFLPITPDFYSWNKRVLILATGIILMLVWSSVSVFKKESSIKVKRKGTLPLICGLLVVTALSLFLNPGFMEGLMGDGALFLGLSFIYFFVTQIEDFSFRYIFYPLLGSSLLLSLISILGNVGILAHVLPWENINPETWTPTGSQFAQLTWLLVTFALAAFLLVKYSQQEFKKSTKETISTMEAVTIGIIIPVILTAIALFSINYQNARAKLSQDPALEPQALQESGPYINLPYRFGWKIATNSLGNSVKSTFIGVGPGNFDSAFRRFKPLEIERISLWQVIFGNSSNIPFHTLTTLGILGLGIWLLIAVKAVTHILGKLRSEEKLDFSHIGLISILIIQVFLSSSALSWLLLFTFLAISDVGKTKGFWLIKASTRFLIALALAGGITYLTFRAYQGEFYYHQSLKAFQNNDGIQTYNLQQRAIQANPKKVSYRTAFATVNRLLVQSYIQDFNQQMQQQSSKQSQEDLEKQQEQLQNQINSLVQQSIDQAKQAISLNQLDATTWLNLAQTYQSFTGLLDGSEDWALIAYGQAIKLDSLNPELRTQRGALYLSQGDFEEAILNFRTAVQIRPRYAPGWYNLAQAYQREEKFPKAAQALENVLTILPLDHEDRTRVEQELENIKSKLGKDEKEALEEGTETEQEESSPSAEPKPQVEGSSFSPFGE, encoded by the coding sequence ATGAAAGTACAAATGGAAAAGACAAATAATTTAAAAACCAATCTAACTCACTGGATTACCGCAATTTTTATTTTTACAGTTCCCCTATTTTTCCTGCCAATTACACCAGATTTCTATTCCTGGAACAAAAGAGTGCTAATCCTTGCTACGGGAATAATTCTTATGCTTGTCTGGTCTAGCGTAAGCGTTTTTAAGAAAGAAAGTTCAATCAAAGTAAAGAGAAAGGGAACCCTGCCCCTTATCTGCGGACTTCTAGTGGTAACCGCACTGAGCCTTTTCTTGAATCCCGGCTTTATGGAAGGGTTGATGGGAGATGGGGCGCTTTTCCTAGGACTTTCCTTTATTTACTTTTTCGTAACCCAAATTGAAGATTTTTCTTTCCGCTACATTTTTTATCCCCTTTTAGGCTCCTCCCTACTCCTTTCCCTCATTTCTATTTTGGGAAATGTAGGAATCCTCGCGCACGTGCTGCCTTGGGAAAATATTAACCCTGAAACATGGACCCCGACAGGATCACAGTTTGCCCAACTCACTTGGTTATTAGTTACCTTCGCCCTTGCTGCGTTTCTTTTAGTAAAATACTCTCAGCAAGAATTTAAAAAATCCACAAAGGAAACCATTTCAACCATGGAAGCGGTTACTATCGGGATTATCATTCCTGTAATTTTGACTGCCATAGCCTTATTTAGCATAAACTACCAAAATGCAAGAGCAAAACTTTCCCAAGATCCTGCTCTAGAGCCACAGGCTCTACAAGAAAGCGGTCCTTATATAAACCTTCCTTACAGGTTTGGGTGGAAAATTGCCACCAATTCCCTAGGAAACAGTGTAAAAAGCACCTTCATCGGGGTGGGACCAGGGAATTTTGATTCTGCTTTTCGAAGGTTCAAACCGTTAGAAATTGAAAGAATATCGCTTTGGCAAGTTATATTTGGCAATTCTTCTAACATACCTTTCCACACCTTAACTACACTGGGAATTTTGGGGCTTGGGATTTGGCTTCTTATTGCTGTCAAGGCAGTTACTCATATTCTTGGAAAACTTAGGAGCGAGGAGAAGTTAGATTTCAGCCATATAGGACTTATCAGCATTTTAATAATTCAGGTTTTTCTCTCATCCTCTGCACTCTCTTGGCTTCTGCTTTTCACGTTCCTAGCTATAAGCGACGTGGGTAAAACAAAAGGCTTTTGGCTAATAAAAGCTTCAACCAGGTTCCTTATTGCTCTTGCCCTTGCGGGTGGAATCACCTACCTTACTTTCCGCGCTTATCAAGGTGAGTTTTACTACCATCAGTCGCTAAAAGCATTCCAAAACAACGATGGTATCCAAACTTACAACCTCCAGCAAAGAGCAATCCAAGCTAACCCAAAGAAAGTTTCTTACCGGACAGCTTTTGCAACTGTTAATAGGCTTTTAGTGCAGTCCTACATCCAAGATTTCAACCAGCAAATGCAACAGCAAAGCTCGAAACAATCCCAAGAAGACCTTGAAAAGCAGCAAGAGCAGTTGCAAAACCAAATAAATAGTCTGGTACAACAAAGTATTGACCAGGCTAAACAAGCTATTTCTTTAAACCAGCTTGATGCCACTACCTGGCTTAACCTTGCCCAAACATACCAAAGCTTCACAGGTTTACTAGATGGATCAGAAGATTGGGCTTTAATTGCTTACGGGCAAGCTATAAAACTAGACTCACTTAACCCCGAGCTAAGAACACAAAGAGGCGCACTCTACCTCTCCCAAGGAGATTTTGAAGAAGCTATTCTAAACTTCCGAACAGCTGTCCAAATAAGACCACGCTATGCGCCTGGCTGGTACAACCTCGCACAAGCTTACCAAAGGGAGGAGAAGTTTCCTAAAGCTGCTCAAGCATTGGAAAATGTGCTTACCATTCTTCCTTTAGACCACGAAGACC